From the Burkholderia glumae LMG 2196 = ATCC 33617 genome, one window contains:
- a CDS encoding flavin reductase family protein — protein MTHFAPVRLEHASRLLNHGPTVLVTSRDGSRRNLMAAAWSMPVEFTPPRLAVVIDKTTFTRELIAASGSFGIVVPGLAALDLTFAVGSTSGRDGDKFARYAIDARPGPVLGVPVIERDCLAWLECRLIPEPHTEQAYDTCFCEVVSAAADSRAFSNGHWTLDDGNAALRTIHHLGAGKFVRASDLIAAKPL, from the coding sequence ATGACGCATTTCGCTCCCGTCAGGCTCGAACACGCGAGCCGCCTGCTGAACCACGGCCCGACCGTGCTCGTCACGAGCCGCGACGGCTCGCGCCGCAACCTGATGGCCGCGGCCTGGTCGATGCCGGTCGAATTCACGCCGCCGCGGCTGGCCGTGGTGATCGACAAGACCACGTTCACGCGCGAGCTGATCGCGGCAAGCGGCAGCTTCGGCATCGTGGTGCCGGGCCTCGCCGCCCTCGACCTGACCTTCGCGGTGGGCAGCACGAGCGGGCGCGACGGCGACAAGTTCGCGCGCTACGCGATCGACGCGCGGCCCGGCCCCGTGCTCGGCGTGCCGGTGATCGAGCGCGACTGCTTGGCCTGGCTCGAATGCCGGCTGATCCCCGAGCCGCATACCGAGCAGGCCTACGACACCTGCTTCTGCGAGGTGGTGTCGGCGGCGGCCGACAGCCGCGCCTTCTCGAACGGCCACTGGACGCTCGACGACGGCAACGCCGCCCTGCGCACCATCCACCATCTCGGCGCCGGCAAGTTCGTGCGCGCCTCGGACCTGATCGCCGCGAAACCGCTGTAA
- a CDS encoding HAD family hydrolase, which yields MSRHLALFDLDHTLLPLDSDQSWAHFLVTLGIDGAAQHVESIDRLYRDYAAGVLDMDGYLRLSLAPLARHSRAQLDAWHAQYMTDVIEPAILPAARELIARHAEAGDLCCIVTATNAFVTAPIGRALGFEHLLAIELGTEGGDPAARYTGQPIGVATFREGKITRTEQWLASLGHRLDDFPRSFFYSDSINDLPLLERVTDPVATNPDARLRALAGERGWPVIDLFA from the coding sequence ATGAGCCGTCACCTCGCGCTGTTCGATCTCGACCACACCCTGCTGCCGCTCGACAGCGACCAGTCGTGGGCGCACTTCCTTGTGACGCTCGGCATCGACGGCGCCGCGCAGCACGTGGAATCGATCGACCGGCTCTACCGCGACTACGCGGCGGGCGTGCTCGACATGGACGGCTACCTGCGCCTGTCGCTCGCGCCGCTCGCGCGCCATTCGCGCGCGCAGCTCGACGCCTGGCACGCGCAATACATGACGGACGTGATCGAGCCGGCGATCCTGCCGGCCGCGCGCGAGCTGATCGCACGGCACGCGGAGGCGGGCGACCTCTGCTGCATCGTGACGGCCACCAACGCGTTCGTCACGGCACCGATCGGCCGCGCGCTCGGCTTCGAGCACCTGCTCGCGATCGAGCTCGGCACCGAGGGCGGCGACCCGGCCGCGCGCTACACGGGCCAGCCGATCGGCGTCGCGACGTTCCGCGAGGGCAAGATCACGCGCACCGAGCAATGGCTCGCCTCGCTCGGCCACCGGCTCGACGATTTCCCGCGCAGCTTCTTCTATAGCGATTCGATCAACGACCTGCCGCTGCTCGAGCGCGTGACCGATCCCGTCGCCACCAACCCCGACGCACGATTGCGCGCGCTGGCCGGCGAACGCGGCTGGCCCGTGATCGACCTGTTTGCCTGA
- a CDS encoding DeoR/GlpR family DNA-binding transcription regulator, with translation MWQEDRHQRIRALLGALQRVSIERIMAELGVSRETVRRDLLDLEALGALVRVRGGALLPDATLPAARAPARERIERAIAKAAAGQVGTGQTLFIDAAPLTRALADQLATLTGLTVVTNSLEVAARLCTPGGRAGPPNQVVVLGGTLGARTLATADAQTVREVRRHRADLALLAPDGLDAQHGASHADRAEAEVARAMCEAAERVVMLADAGRLGRRSRIAYCPSEAIDLLVTPRDARGAAGFAALAERVPRVVLA, from the coding sequence ATGTGGCAGGAAGACCGTCATCAACGCATCCGCGCACTGCTCGGCGCGCTGCAGCGCGTGTCGATCGAGCGGATCATGGCGGAACTCGGCGTCTCGCGCGAAACCGTGCGACGCGATCTGCTCGACCTGGAGGCGCTCGGCGCGCTGGTACGCGTGCGCGGCGGCGCGCTGCTTCCCGATGCGACGCTGCCGGCCGCTCGCGCGCCGGCGCGCGAGCGCATCGAGCGCGCGATCGCGAAGGCCGCGGCCGGCCAGGTCGGCACCGGCCAGACGCTGTTCATCGACGCCGCCCCGCTCACCCGCGCGCTCGCCGACCAACTCGCGACGCTCACCGGCCTGACCGTCGTCACCAACTCGCTCGAGGTGGCGGCGCGGCTGTGCACGCCGGGCGGCCGCGCGGGCCCGCCCAACCAGGTGGTGGTGCTGGGCGGCACGCTGGGCGCGCGCACGCTCGCCACGGCCGACGCGCAGACCGTGCGCGAAGTCCGGCGCCATCGCGCCGATCTGGCGCTGCTGGCGCCGGACGGGCTCGACGCGCAGCACGGCGCAAGCCACGCCGACCGCGCCGAAGCCGAGGTCGCGCGCGCGATGTGCGAGGCCGCCGAGCGCGTCGTGATGCTGGCCGACGCCGGCCGCCTCGGCCGGCGCAGCCGCATCGCCTACTGCCCGAGCGAGGCGATCGACCTGCTCGTCACGCCGCGCGACGCACGCGGCGCGGCCGGCTTCGCCGCGCTCGCCGAGCGCGTGCCCAGGGTCGTGCTGGCCTGA
- a CDS encoding DUF2322 family protein produces MIQPTPVFKDNLAQLPSIAGIERIELVDAGGAVVATIENQPGKQGSLAVYHYLRQAFGTLDARAAEHGLAVFGEHTADARKRPGAHPNVDRLLGIAAGGAALRIDVIAAA; encoded by the coding sequence GTGATTCAACCGACTCCTGTCTTCAAGGACAATCTCGCGCAACTGCCGTCGATCGCCGGCATCGAACGGATCGAACTCGTCGATGCCGGCGGCGCCGTCGTCGCCACCATCGAGAATCAGCCGGGCAAGCAGGGCTCGCTGGCCGTCTATCACTATCTGCGACAGGCATTCGGCACGCTCGACGCACGCGCGGCCGAGCATGGCCTCGCGGTGTTCGGCGAGCATACGGCCGACGCGCGCAAGCGCCCCGGCGCGCATCCGAACGTCGACCGGCTGCTCGGGATCGCCGCGGGCGGCGCGGCGCTGCGCATCGACGTGATCGCGGCCGCCTGA